GCCCCGTCGATCAGGTCGCGCCGGGCGCGGGCGATGCGCGAGCGGATCGTGCCCACACGCACGCCGCAGATTTTCGCAGCTTCCTCGTAGGTATAGCCCAGCACCTGGGTGAGCACGAGGGCTTCGCGACGTTCGGCCGGCAGGGCGTCGAGAAGCGCGCGGGCGTCGATGACCTCGGACCACGTGTTGGGGTCGTCGGTGCTGGGCCTGAGGGCGGCGACGTCGGTGTACTCGGCCGCGGACTTGCGGGGGCGCGCCATGTCGTGGCGCACGGAGTCGACCCACGCGCGGCGGGCGAGCGAGAGCAGCCAGGTGCGGGCCGAGGAGCGGGCGGCGAAGCGCGGCAGCGCGCTCATCACCCGCAGGTAGGTCTCCTGGGTGAGGTCGTCGGCGTGCTCGCGGCCCGCGAGGTGGGCGAGCAGCCGCCAGACGTCGTCCTGCGTGTGCCGGATGAACTCGGAGAGAGCAGCTTTGTCGCCCCGCCCGGCCCGCAGGGCCAAATCGGTGACGTAATCGTCGTTTCTGCTGCTCACACGTGGAAGATTACCAGCATACCGGGGATGCTCCCCGTGGGGTAAGCAGGAAGTTGGAGATGGCTGAAACTCGTTGCTGGCTATTTCGTTCGCACGTAGGATATGGAATGTCCAACATCGATAATGAAACGCTTTTGATTAGGAGGCCGATTCATGGCAGACAAGTCCAAGGCAGAGGAGATCGTCGCACGCGGCGAGCGCCCTGCAGGAAACGGCAAGACCACCCAGCTCGGCGGCCAGCCGGTCGCGTCCGAGAACATCTCGGTCACGGCGGGGCGCCAGGGCCCGAACGTGCTCGATGACATCCACCTCATTGAGAAGCTGGCCCACTTCAACCGCGAGAACGTTCCCGAGCGTATCCCGCACGCCAAGGGCCACGGCGCATTCGGCGAGCTGCACATCACCGAGGACGTGTCCAAGTACACCAAGGCCAAGCTGTTCCAGCCGGGCACCGTTACCCCGATGGCCATCCGCTTCTCCACCGTCGCCGGCGAGGCGGGCTCCCCGGATACCTGGCGCGACGTCCACGGCTTCGCCCTGCGTTTCTACACGGAGGACGGCAACTACGACATCGTGGGCAACAACACGCCGACCTTCTTCCTGCGTGACGGCATGAAGTTCCCGGACTTCATCCACTCCCAGAAGCGCCAGCCGGACACCGGCCTGCGCAGCGACGAGATGCAGTGGGACTTCTGGTCCCGCACCCCGGAGTCCGCGCACCAGGTGACCTACCTGCTCGGTGACCGCGGCACCCCGAAGACCTCCCGCCACCAGGACGGCTTCGGCTCCCACACCTTCCAGTGGGTCAACGCCGAGGGCGACGCCGTGTGGATCAAGTACCACTTCAAGACCCGCCAGGGCTGGGAGACCTTCACCGACGAAGAGGCCACCGAGATGGCCGGCAAGAACGCCGACTTCCACCGCCAGGACCTCTACGACGCCATCGACCGCGGCGACTACCCGATCTGGGACGTCAAGGTGCAGATCATGCCCTTCGAGGACGCCGAGAACTACCGCTTCAACCCCTTCGACCTGACCAAGGTTTGGTCCCAGAAGGATTACCCGCTGGTGGACGTGGGCTACTTCGTGCTCAACCGCAACCCGAAGAACTACCACGCCCAGATCGAGCAGCTCGCGCTCGACCCGTCGAACCTCGTCCCGGGTGTCGGCCTGTCCCCGGACCGCATGCTGCAGGCCCGCGTGTTCGCCTACGCCGA
This is a stretch of genomic DNA from Corynebacterium auris. It encodes these proteins:
- a CDS encoding catalase produces the protein MADKSKAEEIVARGERPAGNGKTTQLGGQPVASENISVTAGRQGPNVLDDIHLIEKLAHFNRENVPERIPHAKGHGAFGELHITEDVSKYTKAKLFQPGTVTPMAIRFSTVAGEAGSPDTWRDVHGFALRFYTEDGNYDIVGNNTPTFFLRDGMKFPDFIHSQKRQPDTGLRSDEMQWDFWSRTPESAHQVTYLLGDRGTPKTSRHQDGFGSHTFQWVNAEGDAVWIKYHFKTRQGWETFTDEEATEMAGKNADFHRQDLYDAIDRGDYPIWDVKVQIMPFEDAENYRFNPFDLTKVWSQKDYPLVDVGYFVLNRNPKNYHAQIEQLALDPSNLVPGVGLSPDRMLQARVFAYADQHRYRIGANYKDLPVNRPIVDVNTYAERGSMAYFFSNEGEPNYSPNRTDKGAGYLDNGEDSSSNHTDYGQAENLYVNPDPHGTDLVRAAYVKHAEDDDFTQAGTLYRDVFDDAAKERFINNVTNKMLPIEDKDVEERTFAYWGNVDKDLEQKLRAELSRKREAADTDDKEDQSTVF
- a CDS encoding RNA polymerase sigma factor; protein product: MSSRNDDYVTDLALRAGRGDKAALSEFIRHTQDDVWRLLAHLAGREHADDLTQETYLRVMSALPRFAARSSARTWLLSLARRAWVDSVRHDMARPRKSAAEYTDVAALRPSTDDPNTWSEVIDARALLDALPAERREALVLTQVLGYTYEEAAKICGVRVGTIRSRIARARRDLIDGAGPA